A single genomic interval of Legionella israelensis harbors:
- a CDS encoding Fic family protein, with protein sequence MLKIANTTEESKQLSQEYREGKLIRIYQGIYTDDFKTNVEQIVIQNWMQILPHIVSKGILSFATALELKPKRYENKTIVFVTSSYVKTINLPGLIIKVYKGNNNEFIEQLLPNLFRSNEPRALLENLTTVRGASYLGIKTIGSEGVEKFLAKKLHTLGEDYINNLRDEAGSIAEKLGFTKEYQKLNNIISALLSTHSDSNILSSNYAKAIAKKNPYDEHRVSLFNDLIIYLNQCSFANREYKYNSTSFKNLSFYESYFSNFIEGTEFLIDEAEDIVFKGIEINNRHADSHDVLSNFYITNDYTEMCITPQDPHELIEILQKRHALIMKERPEKRPGEFKLNQNKAGNTLFVSPKDVIGTLWQGFERYTLLKPGIERALFMQFMISEIHPFDDGNGRLSRIMMNAELVSQAQYKIIIPNVHRDNYLNGLRLASRDRLFRTYIKVMDQAQAYTASINWADYGEARNKLENDDATLSSDEGVPSFNRVLQKLQLSDIPD encoded by the coding sequence ATGCTAAAAATTGCAAATACTACAGAAGAATCCAAACAGCTATCTCAAGAATATCGTGAAGGAAAGCTTATAAGGATATATCAAGGGATCTACACGGATGACTTTAAGACGAATGTAGAGCAGATTGTCATACAAAACTGGATGCAAATTCTTCCTCATATTGTATCAAAAGGGATCCTTAGCTTTGCCACAGCCTTGGAGCTCAAACCCAAGCGATATGAAAACAAAACGATTGTTTTTGTAACCAGCTCTTATGTTAAAACCATTAATCTTCCAGGTTTAATCATTAAAGTATATAAGGGTAATAATAACGAATTTATCGAGCAACTATTACCAAACTTATTTAGAAGTAACGAACCCAGAGCTTTACTTGAAAACCTGACAACAGTAAGAGGTGCTTCTTACCTTGGTATTAAGACGATTGGAAGTGAAGGTGTCGAAAAGTTTTTGGCTAAGAAATTACATACACTAGGTGAAGATTATATTAACAACCTTAGAGACGAAGCTGGAAGTATTGCTGAAAAGCTAGGTTTCACAAAAGAGTATCAAAAACTAAATAACATAATTAGTGCCTTATTATCGACCCATTCAGATAGTAATATCTTATCTTCGAATTATGCAAAAGCTATTGCAAAAAAAAATCCTTATGACGAACATAGAGTAAGTCTGTTTAATGATTTGATTATATATCTAAATCAATGCTCTTTTGCTAATAGAGAATATAAGTACAACTCAACTTCTTTTAAAAATTTAAGTTTTTATGAATCTTACTTCTCAAATTTTATTGAAGGTACGGAGTTCCTTATTGATGAAGCCGAAGATATTGTGTTTAAGGGAATAGAAATTAATAACAGACATGCAGACAGTCATGATGTTTTATCTAATTTTTATATTACCAATGATTACACTGAAATGTGCATCACTCCCCAAGACCCACATGAGCTAATTGAAATATTACAAAAAAGGCATGCATTAATAATGAAAGAGCGGCCTGAGAAACGGCCAGGGGAGTTTAAGTTAAATCAAAATAAAGCGGGTAATACCCTATTTGTATCACCTAAGGATGTAATTGGAACTCTATGGCAAGGATTTGAAAGATATACACTGCTAAAACCTGGTATTGAGAGAGCTTTATTTATGCAGTTTATGATCAGTGAAATACACCCTTTTGATGATGGAAATGGACGACTATCAAGAATAATGATGAATGCAGAGTTAGTTTCACAAGCTCAATATAAAATTATTATTCCTAATGTTCATCGAGATAATTATCTTAATGGTCTAAGGCTTGCTTCACGAGATAGGCTTTTCAGAACTTATATAAAAGTAATGGATCAAGCACAAGCTTATACTGCCTCTATCAATTGGGCTGATTACGGCGAGGCAAGGAACAAGTTAGAAAATGATGATGCTACACTTTCTTCTGATGAAGGGGTGCCGAGTTTTAATCGAGTTTTACAGAAACTACAGCTATCAGATATACCTGATTAA